A region of the Deltaproteobacteria bacterium HGW-Deltaproteobacteria-6 genome:
TTACTGGCGGCTTCAAAAGATAACGCCGTGACGGACCAGAAGAAAGCCACCAGCAGGGCGGCCAATTCACCATAATGATTTTGCATCATGATGGTTTTTTATGCCAATTGTTCCAATAAGGCAATACTTTCTCCGGCAATAACTGCTTTTAAATAAAGAAAGATTGCCGCAAGAGTTCATCGATCCCGTAGTAAAAATATTCTGGATACAAAGCAGGATTATCCGGCTTGTCAGCCGCATTCCTCAGTCTTTGTACATGGACTCAATCAGGTCGCCGAACTGGGCATTAATCGACTTTCGCTTCACCTTCATGGTCGGGGTAACTTCGCCATCTTCGGTATAGAGCTTCTTGTCGATAATCCTGAATTTACGGATATTCTCAACGCGGGATACCTGATTGTTCACTTTATCGATTTCTTCCTGAATCAGCGCATTGATTTCCGGCGCGCGGGTCATGGTGGCATAAGTCGTAAATTGCACTTTATTGTCCTGAGCGTATTTCGTGACATTTTCCTCATCGAGGACGATGAGTGCGGTCAGGTATTTCCGGCGGTCGCCGATGACCACGGAGTCGTTGATGTAGGGCGAGAATTTCAACAGGTTCTCCAGATACTGCGGCGCGACGTTTTTGCCGCCCGCCGTGATGATCAGGTCTTTTTTGCGATCGGTCAGTTTCAGGTAACCGTCTTCATCAATCACACCCACGTCGCCGGTATGCATCCAGCCGTCAATCAGGACTTCTTTGGTCTGTTCCTCATCCTTGTAATACCCTTTAAAGATACCCGGATGTTTAACGACAATTTCTCCGTCTTCGGCGATTCTGACCTGTGTTCCCGGTATGGCTTTCCCGACGGTTCCCACTTTAAAATCGATTTCGTTCGACATGTGCGTGATGCCGGTGGTTTCGGTCATGCCGTACCCTTCGCGAATCGGAATGCCGACGCTCTGGAAAAACTTGAGAATTTCATGAGAAATAGGCGCGGCGCCGGAAACTCCCACCTTGACCCGGTCAAATCCCAGGCGTTCTTTGAGCTTCCGGAAAACAACAAAATAGGCGATGTGATAAGCGATGGCCAGCCCTGTGGGCACTTTCTTTTTAGTGAGAGCGATGTTGTTGTACCTTGTGCCGATCTGGACGGCGATTTTATACAATTTGCGTTTAAGCCAGGTCGCGTCGGCCATTTTCAAAACGATGCCGGAGTAATATTTTTCCCAGATTCGGGGAACGGCATGGAACATGGTGGGTGAGATTTCCGTCATGTCCGCCATGACGGTGTCCGTGTTTTCGGTAAAATTGACGATCTGCCCTACGGTCAGATGATACATGATGTCGAAGATTTGCTCATATACGTGATTAAGCGGCAGAAATGAAATGGTTTCGTCTTCATTGGTGAGCGGTGTGACCTGGTTTGCGGACTGGGCGATCCACAGATAACCCTCATGCGCCAAGAGAGCGCCCTTGGGTGGCCCGGTGGTTCCCGAGGTGTAAATAATGCCCGCGATATCGTCAGGCTTTGCCAGGTCAGTCAGCTGCTGGAAAAGCTCCGGATTCTTGCGGTCTTCTTCTTTGCCCAGTTCCAGAAGCTGAGCGAAACTCATGAGCATGGGGTCTTCATAATGTTTGAGACCCTCCATTTCCCAGACGATGAGCTTGCGCAGCATCGGTGTCTTGGATCGGAAAGCCAGTGCCTTGTCCAGCTGCTCTTCATCTTCACAGATATAGACCACGGCATCGGCGTGCCCTACGACGTATTCGCATTCCGCCACCGGATTGGTCGTGTAAACGCCCACCCAGGCGCCGCCCGCGCAAACAATTCCCAGTGCCGAGTAAAGCCATTCCGGCCGGTTTTCTCCGATGATCGCGACGTGGTCTTTGTAGTTGACGCCCAGGGCATGCAGGCCTAAAGTCACATGCTTGACGTTTTCGTAATATTCCTTCCACGTGATATCATGCCAGATGCCGTAATCCTTTCTTCTCAGGGCAATGCGATCGGGCTGCTTTTTCACCATATTCAGAAATGCTTTGGGCAACGTCTTGATTTCCAATGACTGGGCCATACTGTCTCCTTGATCGTTTAGAACCATTAACAAATTTTCTTTTCAGATCCCATACCCGCCGGTTTACCGGAAACGGACTTTTCTTCTATAGCGCTTGTACCCTTTGACCGACTGTTCCGTGGCGATTCCCAGATAGAATTCCTTAATGTCCTGATCTTCCCGGAGGACTTCCGGTTTGTCGGCGCGGACGATTCTGCCGTTTTCCAGCAGGTAGGCGTAGTGAGAATATTTGAGCGCCATATTCACGTTTTGCTCCACCAGGAGAATCGTCATGCCGTCTTTCTCGTTAATATTTTTAATGATCCCGAATATTTCCTTGGTTAAAAGCGGGGAAAGTCCCAAAGAAGGCTCGTCGAGCATGAGCAGTTTGGGGCGGCTCATCAGCGCCCGGCCGATCGCCAGCATCTGCTGTTCGCCGCCGCTCATCAAACCCGCCTGCTGGTTGACCCGTTGCTTTAAAATGGGAAAGTGATGGAAAACATTTTCCAGATCATCCTTGATGTTTTTCCTGTCTCTCCTCGTGTAGGCGCCCATATTGATATTTTCCAGCACCGTGAGTTCGGGAAACACTTCCCGCCCCTCCGGCACGTAGCCGATTCCCATCCTGACGATGTCGGCCGTATCCTTCCGGTCGATGCGTTCTCCCAGAAATTCAATGGTTCCTTTTTCCGGCTGTTCTTCTTTCAGATCATAAAACAGGCGCATGATGGTTTTCAGCGTTGTGGTCTTTCCAGCCCCGTTCGAACCCAGAAGCGCAACGATATCGCCTTGCTTGATTTCAAAGGAAATACCGTGAAGCGCGCGGATCAGATCGTACCATGTCTCGATGTTTTTTACTTTCAGCATTAGATCGCGCCCTCCTCTCCGAGGTAAGCTTTAATGACTTCGGGGTGTTTCTGAACCTCCTGAGGCGTTCCCAGAACAATTTTCTGCCCCTGGCTCATGGCAAAAACACGATCCGAAATCCCCATGATCATGTTCATGTCGTGTTCGATGAGCAGAATCGTTACATTATAGTCTTCGCGGATATCTTTGATCCAGATCGTCAAATCATCCTTTTCCTCCGTGTTCATGCCGGCGGATGGTTCGTCGAGCAGCATCACTTTGGGTTCCAGGGCCAGCGCCCGGCCAACTTCGATCAGTTTGCGCTTGCCGTACGCCAGAGAACCGACAAAATGATCCCGAACGGATTGCAGTTCCAGAAAATCGATAATATTTTCGACTTTTTCACGGTGGGCGATTTCCTCACGGGCGGCGCGGGACCGCTTGCCCCACATGAAAGCGCCTCCGAAAACGCCGGTTTTCATATAAATATGGCGGCCCAGCATGAGATTGTCCATCACCGTCGCGTTGGCGAACAGCTCGATGTTCTGGAAAGTGCGTGCAACGCCTTTCCGGGCGATTCGGTCCGGAGTTTTACCCACCAGATCTTCACCTTCGAGTTTGACGGACCCCTCATTGGGATGATAAATCCCGGAAATCAGGTTGAAGATGGTTGTCTTTCCCGAACCGTTGGGTCCGATGATGGAAAAGATTTCATTCTTCTCGACGCTGAAGCTGATATCATTGACGGCTTTTAATCCGCCAAAGCTGATGCTCAAATGTTCGATATCGAAATAGCCCATGAGATGCCTTTCTCTTTGTCATTTCAACCCCCGGATGAGCGGGATTTTATTTCGGGAGACCCGGGTACGAAGAGGGATTTTAACGTTCCTCTTCGATATGCTTTTCGGAATGACAATATCAATTATAGTAAATCTCTACATTAACAGAAACATAAGACGTATGGCGCCTTGCGGGGGGTGTTCGCTCCCCCCGCAAGGTTCGCGCCCGGG
Encoded here:
- a CDS encoding long-chain fatty acid--CoA ligase codes for the protein MAQSLEIKTLPKAFLNMVKKQPDRIALRRKDYGIWHDITWKEYYENVKHVTLGLHALGVNYKDHVAIIGENRPEWLYSALGIVCAGGAWVGVYTTNPVAECEYVVGHADAVVYICEDEEQLDKALAFRSKTPMLRKLIVWEMEGLKHYEDPMLMSFAQLLELGKEEDRKNPELFQQLTDLAKPDDIAGIIYTSGTTGPPKGALLAHEGYLWIAQSANQVTPLTNEDETISFLPLNHVYEQIFDIMYHLTVGQIVNFTENTDTVMADMTEISPTMFHAVPRIWEKYYSGIVLKMADATWLKRKLYKIAVQIGTRYNNIALTKKKVPTGLAIAYHIAYFVVFRKLKERLGFDRVKVGVSGAAPISHEILKFFQSVGIPIREGYGMTETTGITHMSNEIDFKVGTVGKAIPGTQVRIAEDGEIVVKHPGIFKGYYKDEEQTKEVLIDGWMHTGDVGVIDEDGYLKLTDRKKDLIITAGGKNVAPQYLENLLKFSPYINDSVVIGDRRKYLTALIVLDEENVTKYAQDNKVQFTTYATMTRAPEINALIQEEIDKVNNQVSRVENIRKFRIIDKKLYTEDGEVTPTMKVKRKSINAQFGDLIESMYKD
- a CDS encoding ABC transporter ATP-binding protein; the encoded protein is MLKVKNIETWYDLIRALHGISFEIKQGDIVALLGSNGAGKTTTLKTIMRLFYDLKEEQPEKGTIEFLGERIDRKDTADIVRMGIGYVPEGREVFPELTVLENINMGAYTRRDRKNIKDDLENVFHHFPILKQRVNQQAGLMSGGEQQMLAIGRALMSRPKLLMLDEPSLGLSPLLTKEIFGIIKNINEKDGMTILLVEQNVNMALKYSHYAYLLENGRIVRADKPEVLREDQDIKEFYLGIATEQSVKGYKRYRRKVRFR
- a CDS encoding ABC transporter ATP-binding protein, which gives rise to MGYFDIEHLSISFGGLKAVNDISFSVEKNEIFSIIGPNGSGKTTIFNLISGIYHPNEGSVKLEGEDLVGKTPDRIARKGVARTFQNIELFANATVMDNLMLGRHIYMKTGVFGGAFMWGKRSRAAREEIAHREKVENIIDFLELQSVRDHFVGSLAYGKRKLIEVGRALALEPKVMLLDEPSAGMNTEEKDDLTIWIKDIREDYNVTILLIEHDMNMIMGISDRVFAMSQGQKIVLGTPQEVQKHPEVIKAYLGEEGAI